From a single Collibacillus ludicampi genomic region:
- a CDS encoding XdhC family protein, with the protein MGDNKVIVGAIEDARKAGKQIALATVVRVTGSAYRREGAKMLVDEHKNTLGEISGGCLEEDVAEVAKKVMEDGCPVLKRYDMDEELVWGLGLGCPGIVEVYIEPVTFSGMTETDQVSDEKMNKGTGSKQKRFSSPLEAWITCLKREQMGVLSTILKAPPELGLSLGSRLFIPEHGDPIGSLGHDELNRKVLELAGEKIKSLHPKSETCSCHLSTGETIDIFLDVNVPPAEIIIFGAGHDAIPLSSFSIQLGFKTTVVDPRPAYATHERFPGANIILADSGSLQERVNISSRTYVVIMNHHLERDRACLSFALNSTAPYIGVLGPNSRCMRLMEVSQKEDIDRFVRLYNPIGLDIGAESSEEVAISILAEILAVRNNRSGGFLRGRLKVHGVAN; encoded by the coding sequence ATGGGAGACAATAAAGTCATCGTTGGTGCAATAGAAGATGCAAGAAAAGCGGGTAAACAGATTGCCTTGGCTACGGTGGTACGTGTTACAGGTTCCGCTTATCGGCGGGAAGGGGCCAAAATGCTCGTTGATGAACACAAGAATACCTTAGGGGAAATTTCCGGTGGTTGTCTAGAAGAAGATGTCGCCGAGGTAGCTAAGAAGGTTATGGAAGATGGTTGTCCCGTACTAAAGCGGTACGATATGGATGAAGAATTGGTGTGGGGACTCGGACTCGGTTGTCCCGGAATCGTGGAAGTTTATATTGAACCCGTTACATTTTCAGGAATGACTGAAACCGATCAGGTTTCTGACGAAAAGATGAATAAAGGTACGGGCTCTAAACAAAAACGTTTTTCAAGTCCATTAGAAGCTTGGATAACATGTCTCAAACGAGAACAGATGGGCGTATTAAGCACCATTTTAAAAGCTCCACCTGAGCTTGGTCTTTCCTTGGGTAGTCGCCTCTTTATACCCGAACATGGTGATCCGATAGGGAGTCTCGGTCACGACGAATTAAATCGCAAGGTTTTGGAATTAGCCGGTGAGAAAATCAAGAGTCTGCATCCCAAATCGGAAACTTGTTCATGCCACCTTTCGACTGGAGAGACGATCGATATCTTTCTGGATGTGAATGTACCTCCTGCTGAAATAATAATATTTGGTGCGGGTCATGATGCGATCCCTTTGTCAAGTTTTTCTATCCAATTAGGTTTTAAAACCACTGTAGTTGACCCTCGACCTGCATATGCGACACATGAACGTTTTCCTGGGGCAAATATCATTTTGGCAGATTCAGGATCGTTGCAAGAACGTGTCAACATTAGTTCTCGAACGTATGTAGTTATCATGAACCATCATCTTGAACGAGATCGAGCTTGTCTTTCCTTTGCCTTAAACTCCACCGCTCCATATATAGGTGTTCTTGGTCCCAATTCTCGCTGCATGAGATTAATGGAAGTCTCACAAAAAGAAGATATCGACCGATTCGTCCGTCTTTATAATCCGATAGGACTTGACATAGGCGCAGAATCTTCCGAAGAGGTGGCCATTAGTATTCTTGCGGAAATTCTAGCCGTTAGAAACAATCGTTCTGGAGGATTTTTACGGGGGCGTTTAAAAGTACATGGTGTAGCGAACTAA
- a CDS encoding acyl-CoA dehydrogenase family protein produces the protein MVQQNKLNKDLFDIARDLIDVIRVHVDHVAHDEPVLLKIWPLLVKVGFHRLLIESRLEGWGLSLKRYIDLIRLLAYGDGALALSVHIHNIAAKIINELGDETLQYRLKTWLDEGNIFALARSEYGRDYRYDFSTRISKIKSSMILSGQKDFCTLAGLADYYVVFAQTEVNSPSMDSLQVCIVNGKDPAVEVIKSNSLDSMVASSTHSVRFNHYELSQTELVGQPGEITHLMNPDILTLGICAINVGMADLGIELFIEKEKQLYDSKNVEVLKWLGQMDVLLRSTELLLNESINSRPHSDMGSGICLRRAKVASDILINDVTEGAINYLGINGILSKNKFIYLRNNSYATQVLPPNTQKCLFTLGNERIKWHYIQFSNQKNQ, from the coding sequence GTGGTACAACAAAACAAGTTAAATAAAGACTTATTTGATATCGCAAGAGACCTCATCGATGTTATTCGGGTTCATGTTGACCATGTGGCACATGATGAACCAGTTCTTTTAAAAATTTGGCCACTACTCGTCAAAGTCGGGTTTCACCGTCTGTTGATTGAATCCCGTTTGGAAGGTTGGGGACTTAGTCTTAAACGATACATTGACCTTATACGACTATTAGCTTATGGAGACGGAGCATTGGCCTTATCAGTTCATATTCATAATATTGCCGCAAAAATTATCAATGAATTGGGGGACGAAACTCTTCAGTATCGTTTAAAAACTTGGCTAGACGAAGGAAACATTTTTGCGCTCGCTCGGTCAGAGTATGGAAGAGATTACAGATATGATTTTTCTACTCGAATATCCAAGATAAAATCTTCAATGATACTAAGTGGTCAAAAGGATTTTTGTACCCTTGCGGGTTTAGCTGATTATTATGTGGTATTTGCGCAAACTGAAGTCAACAGTCCATCTATGGACTCTTTACAAGTTTGTATCGTTAACGGAAAGGATCCTGCAGTTGAAGTGATAAAATCAAACAGTTTAGATTCCATGGTTGCTTCCTCCACTCATAGTGTACGTTTTAATCACTATGAACTATCTCAGACAGAATTGGTTGGACAGCCCGGAGAAATTACTCATTTAATGAATCCTGACATCCTCACGCTCGGAATATGTGCCATTAACGTCGGTATGGCCGATTTAGGAATAGAATTATTTATCGAAAAAGAAAAGCAACTTTATGATAGTAAAAATGTCGAAGTTTTGAAATGGTTAGGTCAGATGGATGTACTGTTACGGAGCACAGAATTATTACTGAATGAATCAATCAACTCCCGCCCACATTCAGATATGGGTTCAGGTATCTGTTTAAGACGTGCGAAAGTAGCTTCCGATATTTTGATAAATGATGTAACCGAAGGTGCCATTAACTATCTGGGAATTAACGGAATTCTGTCCAAAAATAAATTTATTTATTTAAGAAATAATTCTTATGCCACTCAGGTTCTTCCTCCAAATACTCAGAAGTGCCTGTTCACGCTGGGAAATGAAAGAATAAAATGGCACTACATACAGTTTTCCAATCAGAAAAATCAGTAG
- a CDS encoding CoxG family protein produces MKISVTHEIPANSITTFELLTNPDVLVRTVPGLKSLHLIEENVYGAELEVGIKAIKGRYKGTVKLVDAVKGEQFRLIMDGQGPLGFVQQDMLVKLEQISENQTKVNCDGEATVGGKIAGVGQRVISGVASLLMGQFFKALKKEAIVLSVNY; encoded by the coding sequence ATGAAGATTTCTGTTACCCATGAGATTCCGGCAAATTCAATTACGACTTTTGAATTACTTACAAATCCTGATGTTTTGGTGCGTACAGTACCAGGACTGAAATCATTACATTTAATTGAAGAAAATGTGTACGGCGCTGAACTAGAGGTTGGGATAAAGGCGATAAAAGGACGTTATAAAGGAACCGTAAAACTGGTTGACGCGGTTAAAGGCGAACAATTCAGATTAATTATGGATGGTCAGGGACCATTAGGGTTTGTGCAGCAAGATATGCTAGTAAAACTCGAACAAATTTCTGAAAATCAAACAAAAGTGAATTGCGATGGGGAGGCGACGGTCGGGGGAAAAATTGCGGGAGTAGGGCAGCGAGTGATTTCAGGTGTTGCGAGTTTATTAATGGGACAATTTTTTAAAGCTCTTAAGAAAGAAGCTATTGTTTTAAGTGTCAATTATTAA
- a CDS encoding xanthine dehydrogenase family protein molybdopterin-binding subunit translates to MTTASETKWVGRSIRRREDPRLLVGQGTYIADLTLPGTTYVELVRSTHAHARIRKIDITKAEKHPGVVAILTGQEIAAAMKPIIIPAIRPNLGGELQVPTVYPLAIDKVNYVGHPIVAIVAENKYIAEDAAQLVEIEYDPLPVLLDPEEALKPDSPKIYEEWESNIIWKGTLGNGDVEKAFSEADYILSERFYGHRTGAAPMETRGMVAAYDNFTGLTLHINSQRPHILRMALSKIMNLPHDKVRVIAPKDVGGAFGTKAAIYREEFIVSYLAMKLKRPVKWIENRMESLMSIGQERDQIHYLEIAVRKDGKILGIKDRMIADSGDGSNGVYMGFVMPWLSAAYLTNAYDIPNVHIDLTCVVTNKPCLSPSRAFGEFPARFAMDYALHLVARELKLDPREVFKINIIKEFPYVSATGITHDSGDYVGAFNKLLEALDYDKVKQEQKEARKNGRLIGVGFAMGAEMSGLGSQVFVPMENQPGYGSATVKIDTYGMIQVLEGDSPQGQGHETTIAQAVADELGVNIEDIYISYGDTFNTPFASGTLGNRGASYTVSAAVLACRKLKRKMTKIAAHLLGIESDSEDFIFSNREVVWKKDTTKKVKIEDIADVAILAPTKLPQGMEAGLEATAYFEADIASMLSIGVHGAVVEVDPSTGGFKILRYVVVDDCGVPINPMLVRGQVHGGAVMGIGNALYEKYSFDESGQPLATTLMEYHMPSAADVPHIEMVEFNVPTPYTPLGTKGKGEGIPAPVPATLASAITDAIDRPGFKLLNLPLTPESIWKALNEI, encoded by the coding sequence ATGACGACTGCATCTGAGACGAAATGGGTTGGACGGTCGATTCGTCGGCGGGAAGACCCTCGATTATTAGTTGGGCAGGGAACATATATTGCCGACTTAACTCTTCCTGGAACAACATATGTTGAACTGGTACGAAGCACTCATGCACATGCGAGAATTCGCAAAATCGACATAACTAAGGCAGAAAAACACCCAGGTGTGGTAGCGATACTTACCGGGCAAGAGATTGCTGCCGCAATGAAGCCGATTATAATTCCTGCCATTCGACCTAATTTAGGAGGGGAATTACAAGTTCCGACCGTTTATCCATTGGCCATTGATAAGGTCAATTATGTAGGACATCCTATAGTTGCCATTGTAGCAGAAAATAAATATATTGCAGAAGATGCGGCACAGTTAGTAGAAATTGAATATGATCCCTTACCTGTACTTTTAGATCCGGAGGAAGCCCTCAAACCTGATTCCCCTAAGATCTATGAAGAATGGGAAAGTAATATCATTTGGAAAGGGACACTTGGTAACGGAGATGTCGAAAAGGCTTTCAGTGAAGCTGATTATATATTATCTGAAAGATTTTATGGACATCGTACGGGTGCGGCTCCTATGGAGACGCGTGGGATGGTAGCCGCTTATGATAATTTTACGGGCTTAACCCTTCATATCAATTCGCAACGGCCCCATATTTTGCGAATGGCCTTGTCAAAAATTATGAATCTACCTCATGACAAGGTACGTGTCATTGCTCCAAAGGATGTGGGGGGAGCCTTCGGAACAAAAGCTGCCATATACCGGGAAGAGTTTATCGTTAGTTATTTGGCAATGAAATTGAAAAGACCGGTCAAATGGATTGAAAACCGAATGGAAAGCCTAATGTCTATCGGGCAAGAACGTGATCAAATTCATTATTTGGAAATTGCTGTCCGTAAGGATGGCAAAATACTTGGGATTAAAGACCGTATGATCGCCGATTCTGGTGATGGAAGCAACGGTGTATATATGGGATTTGTAATGCCTTGGTTAAGCGCTGCTTATCTAACGAATGCGTACGATATTCCAAATGTTCACATCGACCTAACATGTGTAGTAACGAATAAACCTTGCCTATCTCCCAGCCGGGCGTTTGGAGAATTCCCTGCTCGATTTGCCATGGATTATGCTTTACATTTGGTAGCGAGAGAACTGAAGTTGGATCCCCGTGAAGTTTTCAAAATAAATATAATCAAGGAATTCCCGTATGTGTCGGCCACTGGAATCACTCATGACAGCGGCGATTATGTAGGCGCATTCAATAAATTGTTAGAGGCCTTGGATTATGACAAAGTTAAACAGGAGCAAAAAGAGGCCCGTAAGAACGGACGATTGATTGGTGTCGGCTTTGCTATGGGTGCTGAAATGTCCGGTTTAGGCTCACAAGTCTTTGTTCCGATGGAAAATCAACCGGGATATGGTTCTGCAACGGTTAAGATTGATACTTATGGAATGATTCAGGTGTTAGAAGGGGATTCTCCTCAAGGACAGGGCCATGAAACGACCATTGCCCAAGCAGTGGCAGATGAACTCGGAGTGAATATTGAAGATATATATATTAGTTACGGTGACACTTTCAACACCCCCTTCGCTTCTGGAACACTCGGCAATCGGGGGGCGTCTTATACTGTTAGTGCTGCAGTTCTCGCTTGTCGAAAATTGAAACGGAAAATGACTAAAATTGCAGCTCATCTTCTTGGAATTGAATCGGATTCAGAAGACTTCATTTTTTCAAATCGAGAAGTTGTTTGGAAAAAAGATACTACTAAAAAAGTTAAAATTGAAGATATTGCCGATGTAGCTATCTTAGCTCCAACAAAACTTCCGCAAGGTATGGAGGCTGGTTTGGAAGCTACCGCTTACTTTGAAGCAGATATTGCCAGCATGTTAAGCATTGGTGTACATGGTGCAGTTGTGGAGGTTGATCCCTCTACGGGAGGTTTTAAGATTTTACGTTATGTAGTAGTCGATGATTGTGGAGTTCCAATTAATCCTATGCTGGTTCGCGGACAAGTTCACGGTGGTGCGGTAATGGGAATAGGGAATGCACTCTATGAAAAATATTCCTTTGATGAATCGGGTCAACCTTTAGCTACAACATTAATGGAGTATCACATGCCGTCAGCAGCTGATGTCCCTCATATCGAAATGGTTGAGTTCAATGTTCCAACTCCTTATACACCTCTAGGTACCAAAGGTAAAGGAGAGGGAATTCCGGCACCAGTTCCGGCTACCTTAGCGAGTGCTATAACAGATGCCATTGATCGTCCAGGATTTAAGCTATTAAATTTACCACTAACACCAGAATCGATATGGAAAGCATTGAATGAAATTTAA
- a CDS encoding (2Fe-2S)-binding protein, with protein MNQLKELQKSSADGTKTIQVRVNGQIVEREVHIRMLLVDFLREELGLTGTHVGCSVEGRCGACTILLNGENVKSCLTLAVQADGANILTVEGLGTPDNLHPIQEGFWEKHGLQCGFCTPGMMMSAYNLLKVNPHPSSDEIREAIVGNLCRCTGYEHIIEAVQYAAERLSSMSKEEREKLLTY; from the coding sequence ATGAATCAGCTGAAAGAACTACAAAAATCCAGTGCGGATGGTACGAAAACGATTCAAGTTCGAGTCAATGGACAAATAGTTGAAAGAGAAGTTCATATCAGAATGTTACTCGTGGACTTTTTACGTGAGGAGCTAGGTTTAACAGGAACTCATGTGGGATGTTCTGTGGAAGGAAGATGCGGAGCTTGTACCATCTTGTTAAACGGAGAAAATGTAAAATCTTGTTTAACATTGGCAGTTCAGGCGGATGGAGCCAACATTTTGACTGTAGAAGGATTGGGAACTCCAGATAACCTTCATCCTATTCAGGAGGGCTTCTGGGAAAAACATGGTTTGCAATGCGGTTTTTGCACTCCGGGGATGATGATGTCTGCTTATAATCTATTAAAGGTCAATCCGCATCCTTCTTCTGACGAAATTAGAGAAGCAATAGTTGGAAACTTATGCAGGTGTACCGGCTATGAACATATCATTGAAGCGGTACAGTATGCAGCTGAGCGTTTGTCATCTATGTCAAAAGAGGAACGGGAAAAGTTATTAACCTATTAG
- a CDS encoding FAD binding domain-containing protein, protein MYPAPISDYFAPSTLEECLDLLYHYGSQAKIIAGGQSLLPLLKLRMVDTPIIIDINRIIELQEFGEKFLEPGKRILRIGALTRHKTLASHPLVLSKYPIISDAAKYIGDVQIRNRGTIGGSLVHADPAADLPVPILVLDSTLRVISKDGERDFSAEDFFLGLMMTVVEENEILAYVDIPSPQKGTGAAYSKHSVVFGDFSVISVGARVTLLEDICQSSRIYVGGVNPRPQRAVNTEEFLQGKTITSEILQKAADVMAEEIEVESDMRASNTYRKILLKHYGFNVLSKAIQRAKEDQF, encoded by the coding sequence ATGTACCCGGCGCCTATATCCGATTATTTTGCTCCGTCAACCTTAGAGGAATGCTTAGATTTATTATATCATTACGGCAGCCAAGCGAAAATAATAGCTGGCGGTCAAAGTTTGTTACCTTTATTAAAACTAAGAATGGTGGATACACCAATCATAATTGATATTAACAGAATTATTGAATTACAGGAGTTTGGTGAAAAATTTCTGGAACCAGGAAAGCGTATTCTTAGAATTGGCGCATTGACAAGACATAAAACGTTAGCCTCTCATCCGTTAGTGTTATCGAAATATCCTATTATTTCTGACGCAGCCAAATATATTGGAGATGTTCAGATAAGAAATAGAGGAACAATAGGCGGCAGTTTAGTTCATGCTGATCCAGCAGCTGATCTTCCGGTTCCTATATTGGTTTTAGATAGTACATTACGAGTTATTTCAAAGGACGGGGAACGTGATTTTTCAGCAGAAGATTTTTTCCTCGGATTAATGATGACAGTTGTCGAAGAAAATGAAATTCTCGCTTATGTAGATATTCCTTCCCCTCAAAAGGGAACAGGGGCAGCATATAGTAAGCACTCGGTGGTCTTTGGAGATTTTTCCGTAATTAGCGTCGGAGCCAGAGTAACCCTTCTGGAAGACATTTGTCAATCATCGCGAATCTATGTTGGTGGAGTGAATCCTCGTCCTCAGAGAGCTGTTAATACAGAAGAGTTCCTGCAAGGAAAAACGATTACCTCGGAGATCTTACAAAAAGCAGCGGATGTCATGGCGGAGGAAATAGAAGTGGAATCTGATATGCGTGCTTCTAATACTTATCGAAAAATTCTTTTAAAACATTATGGTTTCAATGTTTTATCGAAAGCCATCCAAAGAGCAAAGGAGGATCAATTTTAA
- a CDS encoding cupin domain-containing protein — MELKEVYKRVIRRQDVKANWDAFPDFKKATYRYIGTLAATDTKIPPVLMDSGISLGIIEAEPGPQAALHDHEVEEIFMPLEGLWEFFWGPNGEERVTVGPLDVITIPPGVLRGFNNVGGTTGRLLVLQTSAQAKGAAFNKREELTNITEHNYQN, encoded by the coding sequence ATGGAGTTAAAAGAGGTCTATAAACGAGTGATTCGCCGGCAGGATGTCAAAGCGAATTGGGATGCATTTCCGGATTTTAAAAAAGCCACTTACAGATATATTGGAACGCTGGCCGCGACGGATACCAAAATTCCACCGGTCTTAATGGACAGTGGAATTTCTTTGGGGATCATTGAAGCTGAACCCGGTCCTCAAGCGGCTTTGCATGATCATGAAGTAGAAGAAATTTTTATGCCGCTCGAAGGGTTATGGGAATTCTTCTGGGGTCCGAACGGAGAAGAGAGAGTTACAGTGGGTCCTTTAGATGTTATTACGATTCCGCCTGGAGTGTTAAGAGGTTTCAATAATGTTGGCGGTACAACAGGCCGTCTGCTGGTTTTGCAGACAAGTGCACAGGCTAAAGGAGCTGCTTTTAATAAAAGAGAAGAGCTTACAAACATTACTGAACATAACTACCAAAATTAA
- a CDS encoding IclR family transcriptional regulator, giving the protein MQKSGTKIKSVMKALKILDLLGKNPNGLLIKDISIELKINLSTTYHLINTMLDLGYVMKTKDDIYLLGYRIPFLNNAYLQSLAPDTMLNNFLRELSDITLETAYLGKEHNNEVIIQNIIECPQAIKVNKLYIGYKDYPYARALPKAIIAFWPDSKIEQYFMGKTFEKLTESTPSNLDELMLDLYEIRKRGYSLDEEGFKKGICCIAAPVFDANKEPVAAYSVSLPHERYYKNRDKYVEKVCEIAKKASRYFGNSE; this is encoded by the coding sequence ATGCAAAAATCCGGGACAAAAATCAAGTCTGTAATGAAAGCGCTTAAAATTTTAGACTTACTTGGAAAAAATCCAAATGGATTGCTGATTAAAGATATTAGCATAGAACTGAAGATAAACTTAAGTACAACTTACCATCTGATAAACACGATGTTAGATCTCGGGTATGTGATGAAAACAAAGGATGATATCTATTTGCTGGGATATCGAATTCCTTTTTTAAACAACGCCTATTTACAATCCTTGGCTCCTGATACAATGTTGAATAATTTTTTGCGAGAACTCTCTGATATTACTTTAGAAACTGCCTATTTAGGTAAAGAACATAATAACGAAGTGATTATTCAAAATATTATTGAGTGTCCTCAAGCGATAAAAGTAAACAAGCTATATATAGGATATAAGGATTATCCCTATGCGAGAGCTTTACCGAAAGCGATCATTGCATTCTGGCCGGATTCAAAAATCGAACAGTATTTTATGGGGAAAACATTTGAGAAGTTAACAGAATCAACCCCTTCAAACTTGGATGAATTAATGCTGGATTTATATGAAATACGGAAGCGCGGTTACAGTTTGGATGAAGAGGGGTTTAAAAAAGGCATTTGTTGTATTGCAGCCCCTGTTTTTGATGCGAATAAAGAACCAGTTGCTGCTTATAGTGTGAGTCTGCCTCATGAAAGATATTACAAGAATCGCGATAAATATGTGGAAAAAGTCTGTGAGATAGCTAAAAAAGCTTCCCGATATTTTGGGAACTCTGAATAG
- a CDS encoding putative hydro-lyase yields MQELSNMKPSEIRMLFRQNQLTCPTAGMANGYTQANLVVLKKDLAFEFLLFCQRNPKPCPVLDVTEPGLPIPKLVAPEADLRTDLPKYRIYKHGQLAEEVTDILNYWEDDMVAFLLGCSFTFEQALVNNGISVRHIEEGRNVAMYKTNIPCVKAGPFEGPMVVSMRPIPEKDVVRAVQVTSRFPAVHGAPIHIGNPESIGIKDIEKPDFGDRVTIRAGEIPVFWACGVTPQAIAMHVKPELMITHAPGHMFITDLRDEQFGVL; encoded by the coding sequence ATGCAAGAACTTTCGAACATGAAACCATCAGAAATTCGTATGCTTTTTCGTCAAAATCAGTTAACATGTCCTACCGCTGGAATGGCCAATGGTTATACGCAAGCAAATTTGGTTGTTTTAAAAAAGGATCTAGCATTTGAATTCCTTTTATTTTGTCAACGTAATCCAAAGCCTTGTCCGGTTCTTGATGTAACTGAACCTGGATTGCCAATTCCGAAGCTTGTAGCTCCAGAAGCAGATTTAAGGACAGATCTACCTAAATATCGCATTTATAAACATGGACAATTAGCGGAAGAAGTTACTGATATTTTGAATTATTGGGAAGACGATATGGTAGCTTTTTTGCTTGGATGTAGTTTCACGTTTGAACAAGCATTGGTTAACAATGGAATCTCTGTCCGACATATTGAAGAAGGTCGAAATGTAGCTATGTATAAGACCAATATCCCTTGTGTAAAGGCTGGGCCATTTGAGGGGCCTATGGTCGTCAGCATGCGGCCGATTCCGGAAAAGGACGTTGTCCGAGCTGTTCAAGTCACTTCCCGTTTTCCTGCGGTGCATGGTGCACCTATTCATATAGGAAATCCTGAGTCGATTGGAATCAAGGATATTGAGAAACCGGATTTTGGCGATCGCGTGACCATTCGTGCGGGGGAAATTCCGGTCTTCTGGGCATGCGGTGTGACGCCCCAGGCTATTGCCATGCATGTTAAGCCCGAACTAATGATCACCCACGCGCCAGGACATATGTTTATTACCGATTTGCGTGACGAACAGTTTGGCGTTTTGTAG